A genome region from Baekduia alba includes the following:
- a CDS encoding EAL domain-containing protein — protein sequence MLTRAVLTAPGALEMHFQPIVMLATGRVIAHEALARFPGLPGVPIPDVFHAAHAAGFGPELEALAVTRALAQPDRPRWTVLTVNLSVSTLRSPVLWDALPADLDGVVVEITEDELWGYGDDLDRALARLLDAGARIALDDAGAGYAGLQQLMRVRPDIVKLDRSLVCGVATDPARAALVASFASFATQTGGAVCAEGIECPDDLRAIAELDVAYAQGYLLGRPTPTFAPPVSVAAAPVASTLRGGLRALEQAPRDLTTSLGGSVPERLATLIGAAASADRVDLWRLDRRAGELVAVRVPDQDPGARVALGDVPVRAHALATGEAGQVLRTDVDADGIERRALAAAGYQGVLLVPVEDGGLVLGLVACYRRRARPWSREAVAHVRSRAVPFVSVLSGGGGLTMAEPA from the coding sequence TTGCTGACCCGTGCCGTGCTGACGGCGCCGGGTGCGCTGGAGATGCACTTCCAGCCGATCGTGATGCTCGCGACCGGCCGCGTCATCGCGCATGAGGCGCTGGCGCGCTTCCCGGGGCTGCCGGGCGTCCCGATCCCCGACGTCTTCCACGCGGCGCACGCCGCCGGCTTCGGCCCGGAGCTCGAGGCGCTGGCGGTCACGCGCGCGCTCGCGCAGCCCGACCGGCCGCGCTGGACGGTCCTCACGGTGAACCTGTCGGTCTCGACGCTGCGCTCGCCCGTCCTCTGGGACGCGCTGCCGGCCGATCTCGACGGCGTCGTGGTCGAGATCACCGAGGACGAGCTGTGGGGCTACGGCGACGATCTCGACCGCGCGCTCGCGCGGCTGCTGGACGCGGGCGCGCGGATCGCGCTCGACGACGCCGGCGCCGGGTACGCCGGCCTGCAGCAGCTGATGCGCGTGCGCCCGGACATCGTCAAGCTCGACCGCTCCCTGGTCTGCGGTGTCGCGACCGACCCGGCCCGCGCCGCGCTGGTCGCGTCCTTCGCCTCGTTCGCGACCCAGACCGGCGGCGCGGTGTGCGCCGAGGGCATCGAGTGCCCGGACGACCTGCGCGCGATCGCCGAGCTCGACGTCGCCTACGCCCAGGGCTACCTGCTCGGCCGCCCGACGCCGACGTTCGCGCCGCCCGTGTCGGTCGCGGCCGCGCCGGTGGCCTCGACGCTGCGCGGCGGCCTGCGCGCGCTCGAGCAGGCGCCGCGCGACCTGACCACGTCGCTGGGCGGCTCGGTCCCGGAGCGGCTGGCGACGCTGATCGGCGCCGCGGCCAGCGCGGACCGCGTCGACCTCTGGCGGCTGGACCGCCGCGCGGGCGAGCTCGTCGCCGTCCGCGTCCCCGACCAGGACCCGGGCGCGCGCGTCGCGCTCGGCGACGTCCCGGTCCGGGCCCACGCGCTGGCGACCGGCGAGGCGGGCCAGGTGCTGCGCACCGACGTCGACGCCGACGGCATCGAGCGCCGGGCGCTGGCCGCCGCCGGCTACCAGGGCGTCCTGCTCGTCCCGGTCGAGGACGGCGGGCTCGTCCTCGGGCTGGTCGCCTGCTACCGCCGCCGCGCCCGCCCGTGGAGCCGCGAGGCGGTCGCCCACGTCCGCTCGCGCGCGGTGCCGTTCGTGTCGGTGCTGTCGGGCGGGGGCGGCCTGACGATGGCCGAGCCCGCCTGA
- a CDS encoding S8 family peptidase, whose translation MSRTTPLGPAVLVALVLALAAPEAHARWLVAAQPSAVSDRIASEHGARPLRLRGVYSVATPGARGLARAFARAGVLRYAERDAALAPASTYEAAGSDQTYTRGTVIAAGLVPPAAFAPIGLVDDVVDRSVTDVGQAKVIASSPTKALDAAGQPITAHGTEVASVAAARADGQGVIGIAPGAPLLSYGYDERSDPTCEEVVDGVLDLAGAGAKVINLSLETEDDCHTLQLAIGSAFGDGALIVASAGNEGERGSPTTYPAAYPHVLTVGALDVGLAPASFSNAGAGVDVVAPGESVPVALPAALDGDGTADGLTRATGTSFAAPIVSGVAAWLIAARPKLTAGQYGDLLRATAQDEGAAGWDARSGFGLVDLAAALKAPLPAADRAEPNDGVDMVDGSVFTKPDPYRSGTVTATIAPVEDPADVYRIRVKARGRATARLSGGDGANVYAYPGKVKSLAARPLARSRTQVTVRNATGTPATFYVAVRAPAGAARASASSAYTLKIARR comes from the coding sequence ATGTCACGGACGACGCCGCTGGGTCCCGCTGTCCTCGTCGCCCTCGTCCTCGCGCTCGCCGCCCCGGAGGCGCACGCGCGCTGGCTCGTCGCCGCGCAGCCGTCCGCCGTCAGCGACCGGATCGCGAGCGAGCACGGCGCGCGACCGCTGCGCCTGCGCGGCGTGTACTCGGTCGCGACGCCAGGCGCCCGCGGCCTGGCGCGCGCGTTCGCCCGCGCCGGCGTCCTGCGCTACGCCGAGCGTGACGCGGCGCTCGCGCCGGCCTCCACCTACGAGGCGGCCGGCAGCGACCAGACCTACACGCGCGGCACCGTGATCGCCGCCGGCCTCGTCCCGCCCGCGGCCTTCGCGCCGATCGGCCTCGTCGACGACGTCGTCGACCGGTCGGTGACCGACGTCGGCCAGGCCAAGGTCATCGCGTCGAGCCCGACCAAGGCGCTGGACGCCGCGGGCCAGCCGATCACCGCGCACGGCACCGAGGTCGCGTCGGTCGCCGCGGCGCGGGCCGACGGCCAGGGCGTGATCGGCATCGCGCCGGGCGCGCCGCTGCTGTCCTACGGCTACGACGAGCGCAGCGACCCGACGTGCGAGGAGGTCGTCGACGGCGTCCTCGACCTCGCCGGCGCCGGGGCCAAGGTCATCAACCTGAGCCTGGAGACCGAGGACGACTGCCACACGCTGCAGCTCGCGATCGGCTCCGCCTTCGGCGACGGCGCGCTGATCGTCGCCTCGGCCGGCAACGAGGGCGAGCGGGGCAGCCCGACCACCTACCCGGCCGCCTACCCGCACGTGCTCACGGTCGGCGCGCTCGACGTCGGCCTCGCGCCGGCGTCGTTCTCGAACGCCGGCGCCGGCGTCGACGTCGTCGCGCCCGGCGAGAGCGTGCCGGTCGCGCTGCCGGCGGCGCTGGACGGCGACGGCACCGCCGACGGCCTGACGCGCGCGACCGGGACGAGCTTCGCCGCGCCGATCGTCTCCGGTGTCGCCGCGTGGCTGATCGCCGCGCGGCCGAAGCTCACGGCCGGCCAGTACGGCGACCTGCTGCGCGCGACCGCCCAGGACGAGGGCGCCGCCGGCTGGGACGCGCGCTCCGGCTTCGGGCTGGTCGACCTCGCCGCCGCGCTGAAGGCCCCGTTGCCCGCCGCCGACCGCGCCGAGCCCAACGACGGCGTCGACATGGTCGACGGCAGCGTCTTCACCAAGCCCGACCCCTACCGGTCAGGGACGGTCACGGCCACGATCGCCCCCGTCGAGGACCCCGCCGACGTCTACCGCATCCGCGTCAAGGCGCGCGGCCGGGCGACCGCGCGCCTGTCCGGCGGCGACGGCGCCAACGTGTACGCCTACCCGGGCAAGGTGAAGTCCTTGGCCGCCCGGCCGCTGGCGCGGTCGCGCACGCAGGTCACGGTCCGCAACGCCACCGGCACGCCGGCGACGTTCTACGTCGCGGTCCGCGCACCCGCCGGCGCGGCGCGCGCGTCGGCCAGCAGCGCCTACACCTTGAAGATCGCGCGCCGCTAG
- the rpiA gene encoding ribose 5-phosphate isomerase A → MSVGELEAFKRAAAVAAAEEVEDGMRVGLGTGSTVAHLLPAIAARGLTRLRCVATSVATAEQAAALGLAVEPFDTLDRLDLAIDGADQIAPDGWIVKGGGGAHVREKVVAAAADRFVVIADATKVVDALTAPVPLELLAFGLAATLVAVAPATVRPGMAPSPDGNVIADYTGPIDDPAALAAFLSSVPGLVDHGLFPPALTAEVVVAGPDGVRRRTV, encoded by the coding sequence ATGAGCGTCGGCGAGCTGGAGGCCTTCAAGCGCGCGGCGGCGGTCGCCGCCGCGGAGGAGGTCGAGGACGGGATGCGCGTGGGCCTCGGCACCGGGTCGACGGTCGCGCACCTGCTGCCGGCGATCGCGGCGCGCGGGCTGACGCGCCTGCGCTGCGTGGCGACGTCGGTCGCGACCGCCGAGCAGGCCGCGGCTCTCGGCCTCGCCGTCGAGCCGTTCGACACGCTGGACCGCCTCGACCTCGCCATCGACGGCGCCGACCAGATCGCGCCCGACGGCTGGATCGTCAAGGGCGGCGGCGGCGCGCACGTGCGCGAGAAGGTCGTCGCGGCCGCGGCCGATCGCTTCGTCGTGATCGCCGACGCGACCAAGGTGGTGGACGCGCTGACCGCGCCGGTGCCGCTGGAGCTCCTGGCCTTCGGCCTCGCGGCGACGCTGGTCGCCGTCGCCCCCGCGACGGTGCGGCCGGGCATGGCGCCGTCACCGGACGGCAACGTGATCGCCGACTACACGGGTCCGATCGACGACCCGGCGGCGCTGGCCGCGTTCCTGTCCTCCGTGCCGGGCCTCGTCGACCACGGGCTCTTCCCGCCCGCGCTGACCGCCGAGGTCGTCGTGGCCGGCCCGGACGGCGTGCGGCGCCGCACCGTCTAG
- a CDS encoding ROK family protein, with amino-acid sequence MAEDALRGGIDLGGTKIQAIVADSNNQVLGQARRPTPQKGGPPDVVAAMVEALEEAAEAAGVAPDTLEGIGVGAPGGIDDDAGTLARAGNLPGWRDPYPLAHELGDRFGAVVRLGNDVSVATDAEFHLGAAREFSSLLGVFWGTGVGGGIVLDGRQWSGRGTAGEIGHIPVRHHGLPCPCGRHGCVEAYAGRRAMEARAREAVDDGAKTVLFKIMEEKGRDRLTSGIWERAIERGDELAEKLIDDAIDAIGTGVASACNVLDPEAIIIGGGLGVRFGEPYARRISDAMMPHLFHDDDPPVIRVAELGDLGGALGAALLVA; translated from the coding sequence ATGGCAGAGGACGCGCTTCGCGGCGGCATCGACCTGGGTGGCACGAAGATCCAGGCGATCGTCGCCGATTCCAACAACCAGGTGCTGGGCCAGGCCCGCCGCCCGACGCCGCAGAAGGGCGGTCCACCCGACGTCGTCGCGGCGATGGTCGAGGCGCTGGAGGAGGCGGCCGAGGCCGCCGGGGTCGCGCCCGACACGCTGGAGGGCATCGGGGTCGGCGCACCCGGCGGGATCGACGACGACGCCGGCACGCTGGCCCGCGCCGGGAACCTCCCGGGCTGGCGCGACCCCTATCCGCTGGCGCACGAGCTGGGCGACCGGTTCGGCGCGGTCGTCCGGCTCGGCAACGACGTGTCGGTCGCGACCGACGCCGAGTTCCACCTGGGCGCCGCGCGCGAGTTCTCGTCGCTGCTGGGCGTCTTCTGGGGCACGGGCGTCGGCGGTGGCATCGTCCTCGACGGGCGCCAGTGGAGCGGGCGCGGGACCGCGGGCGAGATCGGCCACATCCCGGTCCGCCATCACGGGTTGCCGTGCCCGTGCGGCCGGCACGGATGCGTCGAGGCCTACGCCGGGCGCCGCGCGATGGAGGCGCGCGCACGGGAGGCGGTCGACGACGGCGCCAAGACCGTGCTGTTCAAGATCATGGAGGAGAAGGGGCGCGACCGCCTGACCTCCGGGATCTGGGAGCGCGCGATCGAGCGCGGCGACGAGCTGGCCGAGAAGCTCATCGACGACGCGATCGACGCCATCGGGACCGGCGTCGCGTCGGCCTGCAACGTGCTCGACCCCGAGGCCATCATCATCGGCGGCGGCCTGGGCGTGCGCTTCGGCGAGCCCTACGCGCGCCGGATCTCCGACGCGATGATGCCCCACCTCTTCCACGACGACGACCCGCCGGTGATCCGCGTCGCGGAGCTCGGGGACCTCGGCGGCGCGCTCGGGGCTGCTTTGCTGGTGGCATGA
- a CDS encoding glycosyltransferase 87 family protein, with amino-acid sequence MGPSSRRPPIAAGLSARACALLVAVVVFAGVAAAGFLTAKSDPPLPIAAAKAIAIGERDPTLAATVKTATDAKVLYIDDETVTVTWFRHGRGIATTAIKTDGTTFHPATYPHQRAGYGAPLAHDAAVLGALLVLFLLATLRGPLLRWRTLDVLVLAAFLVPTVLIDRAWLVGGEAAGAVLLLYVLARGVVTAVRGTGDAEDADAPVLLQRLAARWRTPALPVQIAGALLLATVLVTATSTGMVDVATANMEGATLLSHGVLPYGHMPGDVVHGDTYGLPIYLIYTPFAALWPVASDWDDAVGSLLVAALGMLACAAGIARAMGGGRVTGSRWPAIIALLAFPAALMSTSSGTNDGLIAAALIWTLAWWARPAASSALLAGAGVAKIAPLVLLPLWLARLRGAALLRAIAACAAVGVATVAALVACGGVHGPFDMVHAMTFQLSRRSMMSLWTTLGLQGWQPIAQALTLAVALGGAALVALDRDVARDPRRVAGLLTAVLAALQLQANHWAPLYLLWLAPPAMVALLGPLGAPAPVRVEDEETVPAPAGFAPV; translated from the coding sequence GTGGGCCCCTCCTCCCGTAGGCCACCTATCGCCGCTGGCCTCTCCGCGCGTGCCTGCGCGCTGCTCGTCGCGGTCGTGGTCTTCGCCGGCGTCGCCGCCGCCGGCTTCCTGACCGCCAAGAGCGACCCGCCGCTGCCGATCGCCGCCGCCAAGGCGATCGCGATCGGCGAGCGCGACCCGACGCTGGCGGCGACCGTGAAGACCGCGACCGACGCCAAGGTCCTGTACATCGACGACGAGACCGTCACCGTGACGTGGTTCCGCCACGGCCGCGGGATCGCGACGACCGCGATCAAGACCGACGGCACGACCTTCCACCCGGCCACCTACCCGCACCAGCGCGCGGGCTACGGCGCGCCGCTGGCCCATGACGCCGCCGTCCTCGGCGCGTTGTTGGTGCTCTTCCTGCTCGCGACCCTGCGCGGCCCGCTGCTGCGCTGGCGCACGCTCGACGTGCTGGTGCTCGCCGCCTTCCTGGTCCCGACGGTCCTGATCGACCGCGCCTGGCTCGTCGGCGGCGAGGCCGCGGGCGCGGTGCTGCTGCTGTACGTGTTGGCGCGCGGCGTCGTCACCGCCGTGCGTGGAACCGGCGACGCCGAGGACGCCGACGCCCCCGTGCTCCTCCAGCGGCTCGCCGCCCGCTGGCGCACGCCCGCGCTGCCGGTCCAGATCGCCGGCGCGCTGCTGCTCGCGACCGTTCTCGTCACCGCGACCTCGACCGGCATGGTCGACGTCGCGACGGCCAACATGGAGGGCGCGACGCTGCTGAGCCACGGCGTCCTGCCCTACGGCCACATGCCCGGCGACGTCGTGCACGGCGACACCTACGGGTTGCCCATCTACCTCATCTACACCCCGTTCGCCGCGCTCTGGCCGGTGGCCTCCGACTGGGACGACGCGGTCGGCTCGCTGCTCGTCGCGGCGCTCGGGATGCTCGCCTGCGCCGCCGGGATCGCGCGGGCGATGGGCGGCGGGCGCGTCACCGGCTCGCGCTGGCCGGCGATCATCGCCTTGCTCGCCTTCCCGGCCGCGCTGATGTCGACCTCGAGCGGCACGAACGACGGCCTGATCGCCGCGGCGCTGATCTGGACGCTGGCCTGGTGGGCGCGCCCCGCGGCCTCCAGCGCGCTGCTGGCCGGGGCCGGCGTGGCGAAGATCGCGCCGCTGGTCCTACTGCCGCTGTGGCTCGCGCGCCTGCGCGGCGCGGCGCTGCTGCGCGCGATCGCCGCGTGTGCCGCGGTGGGCGTCGCGACCGTCGCCGCGCTCGTCGCCTGCGGCGGCGTCCACGGCCCGTTCGACATGGTCCACGCGATGACGTTCCAGCTCTCGCGCCGCTCGATGATGTCGCTCTGGACGACGCTCGGCCTCCAGGGCTGGCAGCCGATCGCCCAGGCGCTGACGCTCGCCGTCGCGCTCGGCGGCGCCGCGCTCGTCGCGCTGGACCGCGACGTCGCGCGCGACCCGCGCCGCGTCGCGGGCCTGCTCACCGCGGTCCTCGCCGCGCTCCAACTGCAGGCCAACCACTGGGCCCCGCTGTACCTCCTGTGGCTCGCGCCGCCGGCCATGGTCGCCCTGCTCGGCCCGCTCGGCGCGCCCGCCCCGGTCCGCGTCGAAGACGAGGAGACCGTGCCGGCGCCCGCGGGGTTCGCTCCCGTCTGA
- a CDS encoding sulfite exporter TauE/SafE family protein: MNAADGALLAAAGVVTGAINAVAGGGSLISFPAMLATGLSPLSANVSNLIATLPGYVSAAATSREELAGQRARVRALAAAGAVGAAVGTTLLLVGPADTFAVLAPWLILLACALLAIQPFVSRWVSRSAHHTAPTRLVVSVGIASIYGGYFGAGLGIILLAALGLTLDEPLQKLNAIKQVLSLTVAIVSAVGVALFGPVSWLSVLVVGAGTLVGGRLGVGVARRLPERVLRGAVIGLGVTVAVVLLVR, translated from the coding sequence ATGAACGCCGCCGATGGAGCGCTGCTGGCCGCCGCGGGCGTCGTGACGGGCGCGATCAACGCCGTGGCGGGCGGGGGATCGCTGATCTCGTTCCCGGCCATGCTCGCGACCGGGCTGTCGCCGCTGTCGGCCAACGTCAGCAACCTGATCGCGACGCTGCCGGGCTACGTGAGCGCGGCGGCGACGTCGCGCGAGGAGCTCGCGGGCCAGCGCGCGCGGGTCCGGGCGCTGGCGGCGGCGGGCGCGGTCGGCGCGGCGGTCGGGACGACGCTGCTGCTGGTCGGGCCGGCGGACACGTTCGCGGTGCTGGCGCCGTGGCTGATCCTGCTGGCGTGCGCGCTGCTGGCGATCCAGCCGTTCGTCTCCCGCTGGGTCTCGCGCTCGGCGCACCACACGGCGCCGACGCGGCTCGTCGTGTCGGTCGGCATCGCATCGATCTACGGCGGCTACTTCGGCGCCGGCCTCGGGATCATCCTGCTCGCGGCCCTCGGCCTGACCCTCGACGAGCCACTGCAGAAGCTCAACGCGATCAAGCAGGTGCTGTCGCTGACGGTCGCGATCGTGTCGGCCGTCGGCGTCGCGCTCTTCGGGCCGGTGTCGTGGCTGTCGGTGCTGGTCGTCGGCGCCGGGACGCTGGTCGGCGGGCGCCTTGGCGTCGGCGTCGCGCGGCGGCTGCCGGAGAGGGTGCTGCGCGGCGCGGTGATCGGGTTGGGCGTGACGGTGGCGGTGGTGCTGCTGGTGCGCTGA
- a CDS encoding sigma-70 family RNA polymerase sigma factor yields MAALAPTLPIPRLAAKRDDELVARVRGGDEGAFAELHDRHRASLVRYARRVLGERPPGAEDVVQEVFLKAHAELLRDDRPMQLRAWLHRLVRNRCLDELRRAGNAASLPIDDMAETAADRGATAADPADVVDRRHRVRHMLEDIATLPDRQREVLLRREVDGATHEQVAADLGITVRASKNLANRARENLARRADARGAACVSVREDLVSAHERRRRASAHAHRHLTTCRDCRRFRAQLGTVRGALRMLTPGPALAPLATLLGGWTALSGAGAGAGLKLAAAGAVTAVLAGGAVEFSEQVALPGERAPFTVHSVIFTGGLQLGGRHVPHGTAIVTRKLTLAAGSRHPAVTLPCPTGTRVAGLTPAADGGTAARVGYGYSAGTLLGTSTTAHIVFEPKRLHRSAPITVGTLCKRPDATGSLLAAPAFAAEKRVHRVCADRAYLFETPSRFVVGTVFRNQPVVIKTHDKSGMWVRVVTDAGVRGWLRRSVVSRGSRC; encoded by the coding sequence ATGGCCGCCCTCGCCCCCACGCTCCCCATCCCGCGCCTGGCGGCCAAGCGCGACGACGAGCTCGTCGCGCGCGTGCGCGGCGGCGACGAGGGCGCGTTCGCCGAGCTGCACGACCGCCATCGCGCGTCGCTCGTCCGCTACGCCCGGCGCGTCCTGGGCGAGCGCCCGCCCGGGGCCGAGGACGTCGTGCAGGAGGTCTTCCTCAAGGCCCACGCCGAGCTGCTGCGCGACGACCGTCCGATGCAGCTGCGGGCGTGGCTGCACCGCCTGGTGCGCAACCGCTGCCTGGACGAGCTGCGCCGCGCGGGCAACGCCGCGAGCCTGCCGATCGACGACATGGCCGAGACGGCCGCCGACCGCGGCGCGACCGCCGCCGATCCCGCCGACGTCGTCGACCGCCGCCACCGCGTCCGCCACATGCTCGAGGACATCGCGACGCTCCCCGACCGCCAGCGCGAGGTGCTGCTGCGGCGCGAGGTCGACGGCGCGACCCACGAGCAGGTCGCCGCCGACCTCGGGATCACCGTCCGCGCATCCAAGAACCTCGCCAACCGCGCGCGGGAGAACCTGGCCCGCCGCGCCGACGCCCGCGGCGCCGCGTGCGTGAGCGTCCGCGAGGACCTCGTCAGCGCTCACGAGCGCCGCCGCCGCGCGAGCGCCCACGCGCACCGCCACCTGACGACCTGCCGCGACTGCCGCCGCTTCCGCGCCCAGCTCGGGACCGTCCGCGGCGCGCTGCGCATGCTCACCCCGGGGCCGGCGCTCGCGCCGCTCGCGACGCTCCTGGGCGGCTGGACCGCGCTCAGCGGCGCAGGCGCGGGGGCTGGCCTGAAGCTGGCGGCCGCCGGCGCGGTGACCGCCGTCCTGGCCGGCGGCGCCGTCGAGTTCTCCGAGCAGGTCGCGCTCCCCGGCGAGCGTGCGCCGTTCACCGTGCACAGCGTCATCTTCACGGGCGGACTCCAGCTCGGCGGCCGCCACGTGCCGCACGGGACCGCGATCGTCACCCGCAAGCTGACGCTCGCCGCCGGGAGCAGGCATCCCGCGGTCACGCTGCCGTGCCCGACCGGGACCCGCGTCGCCGGACTCACGCCGGCCGCCGACGGCGGCACCGCGGCACGGGTCGGCTACGGCTACTCGGCCGGGACGCTGCTCGGCACGTCCACGACCGCGCACATCGTCTTCGAGCCCAAGCGCCTGCACCGCTCCGCGCCGATCACGGTCGGGACGCTGTGCAAGCGCCCGGACGCGACCGGCTCCCTGCTCGCGGCGCCGGCCTTCGCGGCCGAGAAGCGCGTGCATCGCGTGTGCGCGGACCGCGCGTACCTCTTCGAGACGCCGTCGCGCTTCGTCGTCGGGACGGTGTTCCGCAACCAGCCGGTCGTCATCAAGACCCATGACAAGTCGGGCATGTGGGTGCGGGTGGTGACCGATGCCGGCGTCCGCGGGTGGCTGCGGCGGTCCGTGGTGTCGCGCGGGTCGCGCTGCTGA
- a CDS encoding DoxX family protein, whose protein sequence is MTRILEHAAGPVFVAAGILHFAKPKIYESIMPDYLPAQRELVYASGVAEAAGGALLLSGDPKVRRFGAWWLVATLIGVFPANLHMALNPDRYPQIPKAGLYARLPLQLVFIRWVLAAGRR, encoded by the coding sequence ATGACCCGCATCCTCGAGCACGCCGCCGGGCCCGTCTTCGTCGCCGCCGGCATCCTGCACTTCGCCAAGCCGAAGATCTACGAGTCGATCATGCCGGACTACCTGCCGGCCCAGCGCGAGCTCGTCTACGCCTCCGGCGTGGCCGAGGCCGCCGGCGGCGCCCTGCTGCTGAGCGGCGACCCGAAGGTCCGGCGCTTCGGCGCCTGGTGGCTCGTCGCCACGCTGATCGGCGTCTTCCCCGCCAACCTGCACATGGCGCTCAACCCCGACCGCTACCCGCAGATCCCGAAGGCCGGGCTCTACGCGCGCCTCCCGCTCCAGCTCGTGTTCATCCGCTGGGTGCTCGCCGCCGGACGTCGCTGA
- a CDS encoding alpha/beta fold hydrolase, translating to MPLVYRESLPVEEPKGTVLCVHGYPESSYMWRHLLEAVADAGWQAVAPDLPGYGDSPYAGSGSWATHVAALDAFHREQELGEVVLVVHDWGGLIGLRWACEHPDLIRALVISNTGFFADGKWHGMADALRTPGQGEQLVDGLDRDGFAAMLRTVSPDLDDRSVDEYFKAYGSEERRRGQLELYRSGEFSELEGYDLSSVDAPALILWGEDDPFAPVAGAHRFARELPHPSLVVVEGGRHFVFDDAPARCSAEVVAFLERV from the coding sequence ATGCCCCTGGTCTACCGAGAGTCGCTCCCGGTCGAGGAGCCGAAGGGCACCGTGCTGTGCGTGCACGGCTACCCGGAGTCGTCCTACATGTGGCGCCACCTGCTCGAGGCGGTCGCCGACGCCGGCTGGCAGGCGGTCGCGCCGGACCTCCCGGGCTACGGCGACTCGCCGTACGCCGGGTCCGGGTCGTGGGCCACGCACGTCGCGGCGCTGGACGCGTTCCACCGCGAGCAGGAGCTCGGCGAGGTCGTGCTCGTCGTCCACGACTGGGGCGGCCTGATCGGCCTGCGCTGGGCGTGCGAGCACCCGGACCTGATCCGGGCGCTGGTCATCAGCAACACGGGGTTCTTCGCCGACGGCAAGTGGCACGGGATGGCCGACGCGCTGCGGACGCCCGGTCAGGGGGAGCAGCTCGTCGACGGCCTTGACCGCGACGGCTTCGCCGCCATGCTGAGAACGGTGAGCCCTGACCTGGACGACCGCAGCGTCGACGAGTACTTCAAGGCCTACGGGTCGGAGGAGCGCCGGCGGGGGCAGCTCGAGCTGTACCGCTCCGGCGAGTTCTCCGAGCTGGAGGGCTACGACCTGAGCAGCGTCGACGCGCCCGCCTTGATCCTGTGGGGCGAGGACGACCCCTTCGCCCCGGTCGCCGGCGCGCACCGGTTCGCGCGCGAGCTGCCGCATCCGTCGCTCGTCGTCGTCGAGGGCGGCCGGCACTTCGTCTTCGACGACGCGCCGGCGCGCTGCTCGGCCGAGGTCGTCGCCTTCCTGGAGCGCGTGTGA
- a CDS encoding HAD-IIA family hydrolase — protein sequence MAKREIKSWLMDMDGVLVHEEQAIPGADRFIAALREREIPFLVLTNNSIYTRRDLAARLRASGLDIPEESIWTSALATAGFLRDQRPGGSAFVIGEAGLTTALHQEGYTLTERDPDYVVLGETRTYSFERITQAIRLIESGARFIATNPDATGPSPDGSLPATGAVAALITRATNRDPYYVGKPNPLMMRSALNAIDAHSETTAMIGDRMDTDVVSGLEAGLETVLVLTGVSTRESAELFPFRPSRILDSVADLATELEAGVAPIV from the coding sequence ATGGCCAAGCGCGAGATCAAGTCCTGGTTGATGGACATGGACGGCGTGCTCGTCCACGAGGAGCAGGCGATCCCGGGCGCCGACCGCTTCATCGCCGCGCTGCGCGAGCGCGAGATCCCGTTCCTGGTCCTGACCAACAACAGCATCTACACGCGCCGCGACCTCGCCGCGCGGCTGCGCGCGTCCGGCCTCGACATCCCCGAGGAGTCGATCTGGACCAGCGCGCTGGCGACCGCCGGCTTCCTGCGCGACCAGCGTCCCGGCGGCAGCGCGTTCGTGATCGGCGAGGCGGGGCTGACCACCGCGCTGCACCAGGAGGGCTACACGCTCACCGAGCGCGACCCGGACTACGTCGTGCTCGGCGAGACGCGGACCTACTCCTTCGAGCGCATCACCCAGGCGATCCGCCTGATCGAGAGCGGCGCGCGCTTCATCGCGACCAACCCGGACGCGACCGGCCCGTCGCCCGACGGCTCGCTGCCGGCGACCGGCGCGGTCGCGGCGCTGATCACGCGCGCGACCAACCGCGACCCCTACTACGTCGGCAAGCCGAACCCGCTGATGATGCGCAGCGCGCTCAACGCCATCGACGCCCACTCCGAGACCACCGCGATGATCGGCGACCGGATGGACACCGACGTCGTGTCGGGCCTGGAGGCGGGCCTCGAGACCGTGCTGGTCCTGACCGGCGTCTCGACCCGCGAGTCCGCCGAGCTGTTCCCGTTCCGCCCGTCCCGGATCCTGGACTCGGTCGCCGACCTGGCGACCGAGCTCGAGGCGGGGGTCGCGCCGATCGTCTAA